The genomic stretch ACCGTCCACCACGCCAGGGCGAAGACCGAGGGGCCGATGAAGAGGGCGAGGAAGGAAGGACCGGTCTGCGCCGCGTTTCCGATGCAGCCGTAGAAGGTCCAGGAGGTGCAGTAGACCCCCGCGGCGAAAACGTAGACGTACCGGTCGAGACCGCGGGCGCGCAGGGCGTCGAACTTCCGCTCCCCGAGGTACCCGATCCCGAACAGCAGGAGCAGGTACCCCGTCACGACGGCGAGGACGAAGCTTCCCTCGAACAGCGGCCCCGGCATCGGGATCGTCTACTCCCCCCCGCGGCGGGCGGCGGCGAGGGCGTACACGAGAACCCCCCAGAGGAGGAAGACGGCGGCAGGGAAAGACGGGACGCCGAAGAAGGTCAGGGGAAGGTCCAGGAGGCCGAGGAAGGGCCACGAGAAGACGGCGAGGAACAGGAGGATGCACGCCTTTACCGCCGGTTCGCCCAATCTTGACCCCTTCCGTTGCCCGCGTTGGAGAAGATATTGTACTATCAACCCATGAAACCACGGAATTCCGGATGGAACCCAGGATGCGCGGCTCGCCTGGCGGCCGCGGCGGCACTCGTCCTCTCGCTCTCGTTCGCCGCGCCCTCGCTCGCCGACATCTACCGTTGGGAGGATGAACGCGGCGTGATCCACTTCACCGACGACCCCTCGGCCATCCCCGCGAAATACAGGAGAAAGGCCCGCGAGATCCAGAAAACGCCGCCCGGTGCGGGACGGCCGTCCGTCTCCACGATCGGCGGCCCCCCCGCGCCGCCGGGCCCGTCCCTCTCCCCGAGGCCGTCGAGGGGGGAAACGCCCGGCAGACCGGCGCTCCCGGACGACGACGACGCAACGCGGGCCGAGAAGCTCCGCGCGAAGATCGAAGCGAAGGAAACGTTCCTTCGCGCCGTGGACGAGAAGCGGTCCCTCGCGACCAACCCGTACCGGAACCGCATCGTCTCCCCCTCGGACATGGAGTTGTACCGCAAGTACCAGGAGGAGCTTCCCGGCGACCGGGAGCGTCTGAAGGAGCTCGAGACGCGCGTTGCCCCCGTCAAGGAGCCGTAAACTCCGGGCCGGGGGGGCAGACGACCCGCATCGGCGCGCCCGTGGCGGGGTGCCGGAACGTCACCTCCTCCGCGTGCAGCATAAGCCGCGTCTTCCCCGGACCCTCCGGGGGGACGGCGGCGTACCGGCGGTCTCCCACGATCGGATGGCCGGCGGCGGCGAGGTGCGCCCGGATCTGGTGCCGCTTGCCGCGGGAGATCGTCGCCCGGACCAGGGTGCGGCCGTCCCCGACGCAGCGCACCGGCTCGATCCAGGTCCAGCGGCACGGGTCCGGGTCCGGGGATCCCTTCCGCACCCGGACGGTCCCCCCCCCGCCCGAATCGATCGCGTAGTCGATCGGGGTCGGCTCCTCGACGTCCCCCTCCACGAGGCAAAGGTACCGCTTCCCGATGGCTCCCATCTCCCGCTCGTGCCGAAGGAATGTCCACGCCTGCGCCGTGAGCGCCGCCGGGACCGCCCCGCTGGTGGCGAAGTCGAGCCGGGTGAGCAGCGTGAGGCCCGGAGTCGGGGCGATCTCCGCCACCTCCGGGTGACGCATCCGCAGGTAGCCGGCAAGCGTGCCCGCCTCCAGCGGCCGCTGGGGCTCGGTGTGGGCGTCATGCGGCTTGCACAGGACGGCGACGTGGGAATCTTCCTGGACGACGGACGCCCCGGGAAGATCGGAAGGGACGGGGAGCCAGTCTGTCGCTTCCGCGAGGGACTCCACGGTGACGCTCTCCCCTTCCCGGAGGATGCGCCCCTTGGCGGAGAGGGCTCCGCCGACCCGGACCGCCCCCCCCTCGATGGCGAATCGCACGCTGCGCGAAGGGACCTCCGGGTACCGGCCCCGCAGGAACCGGTCGAGACGGGTCCCGGACTCCCCGGGAAGGACGGCGAGCGACTGGAGGATCAGCATCTCGGGGTGTATACTGTGTGCAAGGAAAGGGGGGCCCCGCCATGTACGAAAAGATCCTTGTCCCGCTGGACGGCTCCGATCTCGCGGAGCGGGCGATCCGGCACGCGCGGGAGATCGCCAGGGGAACCCGAAGCGAAATCCTCCTGCTGCAGGCCGTCAACCTCCCGATGCCCGTCGTCCCCGAGGCCGTGCTGATCCCCGACGGAAAATGGCTCGCCGAGGCGAGGAAGGAGGCGGCCCGGTACCTCGAAGGGATCGCCGCGCCGCTGCGCGAGGCGGGGATGCGCGTCCGCACGCTCCTGGACGACCGGCCTCCCGCCGACGCGATCCTCCACGTGGCCGCGCGCGAGGGGGTCGACCTGATCGTCATGAGCACGCACGGACGCGGCGGGTTCTCCCGGATGCTGATGGGAAGCGTCGCGGAAAGCGTGTTCCGGTCGACGTCGCGGACGGTGATGCTCGTGAAGCCCGAAAGGCCCGCCGTCGCGACGCATCCCGACGAGGAGCTGTACCTCCATATTCCGTAGCAACCGCTCGGGCCGGCTACGCCGGGGGGACCCGGGAGGGGTCCCCCCTCACTGCTGCACGACCGTCGCCTTCGTGATGGTGACGGGCTGCAGGGGGACGTCCTGGAACATGCCTGCGTTCCCGGTGGGCACCACGCGGATCTTGTCGACGACGTCCATCCCCTCCGTGACCTTGCCGAACACGGCGTATCCGTACCCTTGCGGGGTCTTCGCGCGATGGTTGAGGAAGTCGTTGTTCACCACGTTGATGAAGAATTGCGCCGTCGCGGAGTCGACCACGGAGGTTCGGGCCATCGCAAGCGTGCCGCGGTCGTTCTTCAACCCGTTGTCCGCCTCGTTCCGGATCGGCGGGTGCTTCGATCCGCGCTCCCGCATCTCCTTCGTGAACCCGCCGCCCTGGACCATGAAATCCCGGATCACGCGGTGGAAGATCAACCCGTCGTAATGTCCTTCCTTGACGTAGGCGAGAAAGTTCTTCACGGAAACGGGCGCCTTGTCCGGGTACAATTCGACCTTGATCGCCCCGAGGCTTGTTTCGAGGAGCACCATGGGCTTCCCTCCCTTGCGGGCAGTCTTTGCGCCAAAGGCGATCCCGCCGCAGAGCAACAGGACACCCGCGATCATCAGCGGTTTCCGCATCGAAGACCCCCGAATCCCTGGCGTATTTTGTTCCATTCTAACCGAATCTTCCGCACGGTGGTAGCGATCATGCCGGCCCTTCGGGTCGGCATGTAACCTTTGGGTCGTTTCCCGCGCCCTAATGCTTATAATGGATCCGATGACGACCACCGGGGAAATCCCGTTCCTGCGCGCGCTGCCTTTTCTCCTCGCGGTCCTCTGCGCCTCCCCTTTTTCCGCCGGCGCCGAAACGATGTCGCTCTCGGTCGGGGACGCCGTGCGGATCGCCGTGGAGAAGAACCTGGATCTGCAGGTGGAGACCTACTCCCCCGCCGTCGCCGAAACCGGGATTATGAAGGCGCGCGCCATCTACGACCCGTTCCTTTCGGTCCTGGTCGACCACCAGGGATCGAACCGGCAGGCGGCCCCGGAATCTTCGCTGCTCGAAAAACGCCGTCTGTTCCACTTCGACACTTCGATCTCGCAACTGTTCTTTTCGGGGGCCACGGCATCGGCCTCGTTCACCAATCTGTGGTTCAAGGACAGCCTCGGCTTTACGAACGAACCCGGCCTTCCGACCTCCCGCTTCACCGAGCCGCAGCTGGTCCTGTCGTTCTCCCAGCCGCTGCTCCAGGGGCTGGGCCGCGAGGTGACGGAGCGCGGCATCACCACGGCGGACGACGCGATGGATGCCTCCCTCGCGGATTGGACCCGGCGGGCGCTGGACACCGCCGCGACCGCGCGGAACCAGTACCTGGTCCTCGTGAAGGCGCGGGAGAACCTCGCGACGCAGCAGGCCTCCCTGGCCCTCGCCCGCGAGGTCCAGGCGCAGAACGAGGGAAGGGTCGCCGCCGGGGTGCTGGCCGCCTACCAGCTGCAGGATTCCCGGCTGGGGGTGCTTCGGGCGCAGAAGGAGTTCCTCGACGCGGACCGCGCCGAGAAGGACGCCGCCGACCGGCTCCGAACCACGCTGCACCTTCCGGCAGACACGGCCATCGCGACCACGCCGCCGCCTCCCGAGACAAAGGAACCGTCCGAATCCGATGCGCTGCGCACCGCGTTGGAGCGGCGTCCCGACATCGTGAAGGCGCGCGTGGCCGTCCGAACCGCGGAATTCAACGAGAAGGTTTCCCGCAATCTCGCCCTTCCCTATCTCGCGCTGGAGGGAAGCGCCGGGGTCGCGGGGCTCGACACGAGCTACGGCGACGCGCTCGGCGACATGTCCAGCGCCAGCTACCCCAACTGGTCGGTGGGGTTGAGCTTCTCCGTGCCGATCGGGAACCGGTCCGCCCGCGCCGACGTCGCGGCGAACCGGCTGATCGCCAGCCAGGCGCGGACCCGGCTCGCGGCGACCGAGGAGTCGGCGGCCCTCGAGGTCCGGACCGCACTACGCGCGCTGGCCTCGGCGCTTGAGCAGCTCGGCGTGACCGGGCAGGGGGTGACGGCCGCGGAGGTCCTCATGGACTCCTACCTGAAGCGGCAACAGTTGGGACTGGCCACCACCAAGGACGTCCTCGACGTCTCCGCCAGCCTGACGCAGGCGCGGGAGAACTACACGGCGGCGCGCGCGGACTACCAGGTCGCCTTCACGAACCTTTGGAAGGCCACCGGGGAGCTGCTCGACCGGCAGGGGATCCGGTTGAAGGGCAGCTCCATCGCATCCGGGAATCGGAAGGGAACTCCATGAGGAAACTCCTGATCGGGATTGCCCTGGCGGTTGCCGTCGCCGGCGCGGCGTATCTCTACTTGAAGAAGGAGAACGGCACGCCCGCCTACCGGACGGCGAAGGTCGAACGGGGGGAGATCGTCGACGCCATCACCGCAACGGGAACCATCAACGCCGTGACCACCGTTTCCGTCGGGAGCCAGATCTCGGGGACGATCCAGACCCTCTACGTCGACTACAATTCCCGCGTGCGGAAGGGCGAGGTGATCGCCCAGATCGACCCCCGGCTCCTCGAAGCCTCCGTCACGCAGGCGCAGGGGAGCTTCGAGAACGCCAAGGCCTCCCTCGAGAGGGCGAAGGTCTCCGTAACGGACACGGAGCGGACGTACCGCCGGAACCGGGAGCTTCTTCCCAACGGCTTCGTCGCGCAGTCGGACGTAGACGCGGCGCAGACCGCCTACGAGCAGGCGGTCGCGGCGCAAAAAAGCGCCGAGGCCGTCGTGATGCAGGCCAGGGGGTCGCTCGAGGTCGCCCGGACGAACCTCGCCTACGCCACGATCCGCTCGCCGGTGGACGGGATCGTCATCTCCCGCAACGTCGACGTCGGGCAGACGGTGGCCGCCTCCTTCCAGACGCCGACCCTTTTCTCGATCGCCCAGGACCTGACGAAGATGCAGATCAACACGAACGTCGACGAGTCGGACATCGGCCGCGCCGCCAAGGGACAGGAGGTCGTTTTCACGGTGGACGCCTGGCCGGAGAGAAAGTTCACGGGCGTCGTGGCCCAGGTCCGGAACGCGCCGATCGTCACGCAGAACGTGGTCACCTACGACGTCGTGATCCTCGTCGACAACCGGGAACTGCTGCTCAAGCCGGGGATGACGGCGAACGTCACGATCCAGGTGAAGAAGTTCGAGGACATCCTGAAGATCCCCAACCCCGCGATGCGGTACCGCCCGGCCGATGCTTCGAAGGAGACCGCCGCGGGGGCGGGGGGAAAGAGGAAGGAAGCACAGGGCCACCGGGTCTACGTGCTGGGGAAGGAGAAGAAACCCCGGGCGGTCTCCGTCAAGACCGGCGTTTCCGACGGGGCGTACACGGAGCTCATCGAGGGGAACCTGAACGAGGGGGACCTCCTGGTCACGGGCGAGGCGCCGAAGGGATCCTCCAGCAACTCCGGCGGCACTCCGCCCGGGATGGGCTTTGGGAGATTCAGGTAGCCGTGTTGACCGCGACGATCGAGCTTCGGGGGGTCACCAAGACGTACCGGCTCGGGGACGTCGAGGTGAAAGCGCTCGGGGGGGTGGACCTGTCCATCTCGACGGGCGAATTCCTCGCCGTGATGGGGCCATCGGGGTCGGGGAAGTCCACCCTGATGAACATCCTCGGGTGCCTCGACCGCCCCACCACGGGGAGCTACCGGCTCGACGGCGAGGAGATCGGGACCCTGTCGCGGGACGGCCGCGCGGTCATACGCCGCAACAAGCTCGGCTTCGTCTTCCAGGGATTCAACCTTCTCCCCCGCCTCTCCGCGCAGGAAAACGTCGAGCTGCCGATGATCTACGACAACACCCCGACGTCCGTCCGCCGCGATAAGGCGCGCAAGGCGCTCTCCTCGGTCGGCCTGGCCGACCGGGCGCATCACCTCCCCAGCCAGCTCTCCGGCGGCCAGCAGCAGCGCGTGGCGATCGCGCGGGCGATCGTCAACACGCCGTCCCTCCTCCTCGCCGACGAACCCACCGGGAACCTGGACTCGGCCACCAGCGACGAGATCATGGGGATCTTCCAGAGGCTGAACGACGAGCTCGGGATCACCCTCGTCCTCGTCACCCACGAGTCGGACATCGCCCTGTTCGCCCGGCGGGTGATCCGCTTCCGGGACGGGCTCCTCGTCGAGGACCACCCGGTCGGGAATCGCCGAACGCCCCCCGCGGCGGAAGGGGTCTCCGCATGAACCTGTACTCGGCGGGAAAGGTCTCGTTCCGGTCCCTCCGCGCCAACAAGATGCGGTCGATCCTGACGATGCTGGGGATGATCATCGGCGTTGCGGCGGTCATCATCATGGTCGCCATCGGCGCGGGGGCCAACGAGCGGATCGCCGACCAGATCGCCTCCGTGGGCTCGAACCTGCTCCTCGTCCTGCCCGGGAGCACGACCTCGGGCGGCCTGCGGTCCGGCTTCGGGAGCACCCCCACGCTCACGATGGACGACGCGAAGGCGATCGGAAGGGAGCTTCCCGCCGTGGCGCTGGCTTCCCCCTCGTCCCGCTCCAGCGGACCGGTGGTCTACGGGAACCAGAACTGGAGCACGATCCTCCAGGGGGTTTCCCCCGAATATTTCGAGATGCGCGACTGGCAGACCGCCCAGGGGAGATATTTCACGACGCAGGAGATGGACGCGGCCGTGAAGGTCTGCCTGCTGGGCACCACCGTGGCCGGGTACCTTTTCGGCCCGGAGGACCCGGTCGGGAAGATCGTGCGGATCAAGCGCGCCCCCTTCACCGTGGTCGGCGTGCTCGAATCGAAGGGGCAGTCCCCGAACGGCCAGGACCAGGACGACACCGTGATCCTTCCCGTCACGACCCTGGTCAAGAAGCTCGCCGGCAGCGCCCACCCGCGGTCGATCGGCGTCATCCTCGTTCAGGCCGTCGACGGGGACCACGTCAAGGAGGCGGAGCGGGAGGTAACCTCCCTGCTCCGGCAGCGCCACCGGATCGGCCCGGGACAGGACGACGACTTCTCCGTGCGGAACCTCTCCGAGATGCTGGCCCTGGCCGAGTCGGCCACCCGGATCATGAGCCTCCTGCTGGGCGGGATCGCTTCCGTGTCGCTGGTGGTCGGCGGCATCGGGATCATGAACATCATGCTGGTGTCGGTGACGGAAAGGACGCGGGAGATCGGGATCCGGATGGCGGTCGGGGCGCGGGAGCGCGACATCCTCTCCCAGTTCCTGATCGAGGCGGTCCTGCTGGCCCTCACGGGCGGAGCGATCGGGATCGTGCTGGGGTCGGCCGGGGCGGTCCTCATCTCCCGGCTCGCCGGTTGGTCCACGCTCATCTCGCCAGGCGCCGCCTTCCTCGCCTTCGGCTTCTCCGCCGCCGTGGGCGTCTTCTTCGGCTTCTACCCGGCGCGAAAGGCGTCCCGGATGGACCCGATAGAGGCGCTCAGATACGAATAGATAACCGCGCTGCATTCGGCGCCTGGCGGAGGACACTCCTTCACTCCGGCGGCGCCGGGAACAGGACCTTGATGGACGCGTGCGCCGGCCTCTTTTCGCGGGACGGTCGGCGGGCGGTCACGCGGATCTCCGTCACCGGACCCTTCGGTGGGCGGCCGTACGCGGCGAAAAAGTCGTCCCCGAGACGGCGTGACGTGGAGATCGTCTTTCCGACCTCCTCGGGACCCGCGACGACGAACACCGTCTCCTCCTCCCAAAGGCGA from bacterium encodes the following:
- a CDS encoding DUF4124 domain-containing protein, translated to MKPRNSGWNPGCAARLAAAAALVLSLSFAAPSLADIYRWEDERGVIHFTDDPSAIPAKYRRKAREIQKTPPGAGRPSVSTIGGPPAPPGPSLSPRPSRGETPGRPALPDDDDATRAEKLRAKIEAKETFLRAVDEKRSLATNPYRNRIVSPSDMELYRKYQEELPGDRERLKELETRVAPVKEP
- a CDS encoding RluA family pseudouridine synthase, with product MLILQSLAVLPGESGTRLDRFLRGRYPEVPSRSVRFAIEGGAVRVGGALSAKGRILREGESVTVESLAEATDWLPVPSDLPGASVVQEDSHVAVLCKPHDAHTEPQRPLEAGTLAGYLRMRHPEVAEIAPTPGLTLLTRLDFATSGAVPAALTAQAWTFLRHEREMGAIGKRYLCLVEGDVEEPTPIDYAIDSGGGGTVRVRKGSPDPDPCRWTWIEPVRCVGDGRTLVRATISRGKRHQIRAHLAAAGHPIVGDRRYAAVPPEGPGKTRLMLHAEEVTFRHPATGAPMRVVCPPGPEFTAP
- a CDS encoding universal stress protein, producing the protein MYEKILVPLDGSDLAERAIRHAREIARGTRSEILLLQAVNLPMPVVPEAVLIPDGKWLAEARKEAARYLEGIAAPLREAGMRVRTLLDDRPPADAILHVAAREGVDLIVMSTHGRGGFSRMLMGSVAESVFRSTSRTVMLVKPERPAVATHPDEELYLHIP
- a CDS encoding peptidyl-prolyl cis-trans isomerase, with amino-acid sequence MRKPLMIAGVLLLCGGIAFGAKTARKGGKPMVLLETSLGAIKVELYPDKAPVSVKNFLAYVKEGHYDGLIFHRVIRDFMVQGGGFTKEMRERGSKHPPIRNEADNGLKNDRGTLAMARTSVVDSATAQFFINVVNNDFLNHRAKTPQGYGYAVFGKVTEGMDVVDKIRVVPTGNAGMFQDVPLQPVTITKATVVQQ
- a CDS encoding TolC family protein — translated: MTTTGEIPFLRALPFLLAVLCASPFSAGAETMSLSVGDAVRIAVEKNLDLQVETYSPAVAETGIMKARAIYDPFLSVLVDHQGSNRQAAPESSLLEKRRLFHFDTSISQLFFSGATASASFTNLWFKDSLGFTNEPGLPTSRFTEPQLVLSFSQPLLQGLGREVTERGITTADDAMDASLADWTRRALDTAATARNQYLVLVKARENLATQQASLALAREVQAQNEGRVAAGVLAAYQLQDSRLGVLRAQKEFLDADRAEKDAADRLRTTLHLPADTAIATTPPPPETKEPSESDALRTALERRPDIVKARVAVRTAEFNEKVSRNLALPYLALEGSAGVAGLDTSYGDALGDMSSASYPNWSVGLSFSVPIGNRSARADVAANRLIASQARTRLAATEESAALEVRTALRALASALEQLGVTGQGVTAAEVLMDSYLKRQQLGLATTKDVLDVSASLTQARENYTAARADYQVAFTNLWKATGELLDRQGIRLKGSSIASGNRKGTP
- a CDS encoding efflux RND transporter periplasmic adaptor subunit; translated protein: MRKLLIGIALAVAVAGAAYLYLKKENGTPAYRTAKVERGEIVDAITATGTINAVTTVSVGSQISGTIQTLYVDYNSRVRKGEVIAQIDPRLLEASVTQAQGSFENAKASLERAKVSVTDTERTYRRNRELLPNGFVAQSDVDAAQTAYEQAVAAQKSAEAVVMQARGSLEVARTNLAYATIRSPVDGIVISRNVDVGQTVAASFQTPTLFSIAQDLTKMQINTNVDESDIGRAAKGQEVVFTVDAWPERKFTGVVAQVRNAPIVTQNVVTYDVVILVDNRELLLKPGMTANVTIQVKKFEDILKIPNPAMRYRPADASKETAAGAGGKRKEAQGHRVYVLGKEKKPRAVSVKTGVSDGAYTELIEGNLNEGDLLVTGEAPKGSSSNSGGTPPGMGFGRFR
- a CDS encoding ABC transporter ATP-binding protein translates to MTATIELRGVTKTYRLGDVEVKALGGVDLSISTGEFLAVMGPSGSGKSTLMNILGCLDRPTTGSYRLDGEEIGTLSRDGRAVIRRNKLGFVFQGFNLLPRLSAQENVELPMIYDNTPTSVRRDKARKALSSVGLADRAHHLPSQLSGGQQQRVAIARAIVNTPSLLLADEPTGNLDSATSDEIMGIFQRLNDELGITLVLVTHESDIALFARRVIRFRDGLLVEDHPVGNRRTPPAAEGVSA
- a CDS encoding ABC transporter permease — translated: MNLYSAGKVSFRSLRANKMRSILTMLGMIIGVAAVIIMVAIGAGANERIADQIASVGSNLLLVLPGSTTSGGLRSGFGSTPTLTMDDAKAIGRELPAVALASPSSRSSGPVVYGNQNWSTILQGVSPEYFEMRDWQTAQGRYFTTQEMDAAVKVCLLGTTVAGYLFGPEDPVGKIVRIKRAPFTVVGVLESKGQSPNGQDQDDTVILPVTTLVKKLAGSAHPRSIGVILVQAVDGDHVKEAEREVTSLLRQRHRIGPGQDDDFSVRNLSEMLALAESATRIMSLLLGGIASVSLVVGGIGIMNIMLVSVTERTREIGIRMAVGARERDILSQFLIEAVLLALTGGAIGIVLGSAGAVLISRLAGWSTLISPGAAFLAFGFSAAVGVFFGFYPARKASRMDPIEALRYE